gctaacaaccctctgtaactcctgttccagaggatccagtgctatcctgtgacctccacagggaaagcattcagtATTGCATAAGACACTCATGCAGGCACAATCCCCATACACATACTttcaaactaaataaaatgtcaaataaacacacacatatgcatatatttatgaataaacagatataatgtatatacacacatctacatgGTGGAGAGCAACTGAAGGCCTTCAGTGTTTTTCCTGGCCACTTTGTATGAACAGATATAAATgtcatctgtcttagttaagattaCTGTTACAGTGATACAACACCATGATTAAATTAGAGTAGCAACGGGTCACTGGTCATTAGACACTTACTTAACGACATGATGCATTTGTCTCTATTCCCAACCCTGTGCAGAAGAGAGAAGCCCCTAGTGGGCACATTCTGCAGTCCATCTCAGCCCTCAGGACATGCAAGGTCATAAAAACAAAGACCAGTGGACCGAGCAGAGAGCTCACAATTAGATCTCAGTACTTGGCACCTAATTGACCAAACAGTTACAGGAGGCAAATCCTGTTTGGCTCAGATAACCAGTAAAATTCAAAGGCTTTGGACTATTTAAGCCTTCAGTAAAGTTCATTCTGTCACCATGTGCTGTACAGATTGTGACAGTCAAGTGCCTTTTACAACAAACTACTTAATTGTGCCTTATCAAAACACAGATaacctttacttttaaaattaaataccaaCCAAATTACTTAGGCATAAACACTTATGTAACATAGGCATGTGGGAAGAGTAGTTTGAAACTAAGGCTGATTATATGACAAGATAGTGTTGCTTGTTTTAAGTAGGGTCTAGTTTATAGACCTGAGAGAAGTGAGATAGCCCTTTTGCCAGTGTAACCAGCATTTGTGAAGACCTCCTATGTGTGCTGActctgggagagaggaaggctTTACTCTACTGAGCATTCAGACATCTAAAGAACACCAAAAGTCAGACAAGGAAAGGGAAGTTATAGAAGAGGAAACGGGATTCAGAGTATTTGCTATGGTGAAGATCAGGTGTCTTCTTATATACAAGGATTCCATGTGGACTGTAGGGTTGTAATTCAGGTTGTGTTGCTATGATAAATGAACCAAGACTAGGTTATTTATGTAGGAAAGAGTTTAACTTGCTTCATGGTCTGGAATCTTGAAGGTATAAAATAGGGCAACTTCAGGTAGCCTGGGAATTGTGTAATCTGAACACAGGGTGAACTGCAGAAAGGCAACAGGGGATTGTGGAAGATAGAGAGCAGAGGCTCTATATTCCTTCTCAAAGACATACCATACATTCCTCAGTGTTGGCACACTAGGGACAAAGGTTCAATGTGGGTATTTGGTATTTGCCTTAAACATGGTGAAAGCTGTAGCTGGCCCTCCCTCTGTTATATTGGTTTTTGATTCAGTCTGGGAATTTaggtgacaaatttcacaggaatATGAAGGGAAAGCATTTCAGGCAGGGAGGGCAGAGCATATGAAGGCCCTGGTTCTCTCTTGGGTCACAATTATGGAAAAGAGGTGTCATAGCTAATGTACAGACTCTATAAATAATAAACACACTGGTTAAATGGTAAATTCCAGTTTCAGGTGTACACAGAGCAGTCTGATGACTGGCAAAGTCAAAATCAATGAGATGAAGATATAGTGCTTCTCCCCTGTGATCCCCACTTGTTGGAAGTTGAGGCAGGTGTCCCAGTTACCTCTTTGGGATACCCTCAATCACAAAGAAAAAATTGTGCTCAGGTATGGGGATGCTCTCCCAGGCTGGCTTGGCTTCTTCATTGCCCATCATGTTTCACAACAAGGAGCAGAAAGTGgctataaatgaaatatatattttagctgGCCTCTATATGAGACACAAAGATTTGTATATAATTTAATAGGCTGTAAACCTAGATCAGACAGGTTGTGTACTATTTTGACTTGCATAACATCCATAGGACTGATGTTAATTGCTGTTTAAGTGTTGCCCAgggttatttctgctccatcagcCTGTTCTCATGGTCCACAGCTCCTGGTCATGTGCTCCTGAGACATCAGGCCCCATGGCagccttcccctttctccatcttcttcctcttcttctctcctcttttcttgccttatgATCCCTACCTGTGACACTCAGCccagaaaaaaaagtcacagaatacctctcctctctccatcatTGCCTGGCAGTCACATTTTCTTAGATAGTGAGAGATTTAGGTGAACGAATTTTCTAAGCAACATCTTGTGTTTGTGAGAATATGTTAGAGATTGGCAAGTAGTTGGAGGTTTGGGGGATTCCAACTCCTGGGTTCCAGtacttagcatttgaatacacagcagCAAGAGACTAACTCCAACTGGTAGCAGGTGGTAGAGGCAGCAGTGGTATGCTCTCTTGAGCAGTCCTCTTACTAGCATGGCACCCTGAGGCCTACCTGTGCTGCAGTTCCTCCACAGCATGGACAGGAAGCTGAGCCTTTTTGGCAATCTGCCATGATGAGTCTCCAGGCCCTAGTGTAGTCTCCAAAGACTGTACAAATTCCTAGACCACTTCTGGCAATTTGGTTCTAATTATCCTGTCCTCTGGATCCATTGTATTCTTCTtcagagtcttcctctttctctcttcattccATGACCCTACCTACTCTTTCCTGCATTTCCCCCGTCAAATACTTCAACTATAATAGAGCAGTAAGACTCTTGGCAGATTTCATAGCTCATCCTGCTGACCCTTCAGCCTTCACATGTCTGCCTCAGGCTTTTCTCTGCTGTCTTCAGGCTCCTCCATTGGTGTTTGTTCAGCCCACACTTCTTAAAGAAGGACAAAAGACTGTCAAAAGAACCCTTTAATGAAGCCTAAAATGGCAATGCCAGGGGTGACAATTTCTCTCTATCTGAGTGAATGGGCTTAAGCAGTCCACTTCCAAGGTGGGTGGAGCAGGGGGCCTACTACAGTCTTGCCTCTTAGCACCCTTCCAACAGTCCCCTGATGTCCCTGTGCAGTGGGAGATGCTCTACTACAGGCCCAGGTAGAGGGGGTTGAAGGGTCATCTGGAATTCTGTGGTAGCAAAGATCAGCGGAACACACTGGCACAGATGGTCTGATGATGAGCCTTCAGGAGCTTGGGATTCCAACTTTGATTGGACTCTAATTTTTACAGGATAGCTGTGGAATATTGAAAATGACCATAAAGCAGGTTTTTTGATCAGTAGTCAGAATAGCTAGAGCAGCAATGCATAGTCTGGCAGTGACCAATTAGAAGGCCAGATAGCTCAGAACTGAAATATCCTTGCTTAGCTATGAGATAATGAGCACAAGGCACTTGAAGTGAGAACATAATGAGCACACTAATGATGTTTATTAACAGGGTCTTCCTGTGTAATTTTGGGTAGCCTAGAACTCTTTGTGTAGACCAGCCTGACCTCTAGCTCACAAAGATAGGAAAGCTCTTCCTCCAAAATACTGAGATCAAAGGTGAGAATTACCATACCTGTTCATTGCTAACTGATTTTGACAATGATTTCCACCAGCCCCTAAGAATGTTGAAtctaccacacatacacattaacagacagagagacagacagacgcacagacagacaaagagaagacagatagttaggcaggcaggcaggaccaCACACTCATTTCTCAGGAAGTTTATGAGGTCAGGACCAACCTGGGCAAGatcctctttaaaaacaaaacaaaacaaaacaaaaagttacaaaacaaacaaacaaacaaacaaaaacagaaaacctcaACAATGGGTTTAAGGAGTTAAGTTTAGGCAGAAGTGAAATTAGTTGCCTTTTATTCCACTATTCACATGGGAGGGAGTCACAAAGACTTCTGTGTGTCCAAGAATAACCTGTTCTACgtatttccaggacagcctggtcgtAGAAGGTAGGTCCCCTGCTTCACACACCCTGGAAGCAGACTCCTTAAGCCCAGTCACTCAGATAGGAGATTCACTGCCCCCCTTGGAATTGCCATTTTAAGCTTCATGAAAGGGTTCTTTTGACAGCTCTTTTGTCATTCTTTAGGAAGGCTGTGTAGAGAGACGCTATCTCAGAAAATgcataccaacaacaacaaaaaggtcaaATTGAAGGATGCCTACAACAGTAGGATAAGCATGGGTTGAAGAGCTTGGttcaagggaaggaagaaagcataTGGAATTAGGGGCAGACAAAGACAGGGCAAGTGTCACATGGCCAGTGGTCTGAAGTTTGGCTTGTTTAGAACTGACTATGAGTATTGCTCTTGAGGTTCGGTGTGTGACAGGAGGACACAGGTTTAATTATGGAGTTCTGAGTGAGAGACCATTTGATCCTATCCCTAGTCAGACTTTCCCTTTGGCTGTCAATTGACAAGTGACATTTGTCATATCTTAAGAAGATCACTAAGAAGGCAAACAAGCTGAAATAGGTTATTGACCAGGCTCTTGCCAAAATACATATCTCTCAATGATGCAAACACACACCCTCAGGAAGTTCTAAGATGTGTACAGGGAGGGGCATGGAGAGGCTCAGATATGGGCCCCTCCCTGCCCACTGAGCCAAACAGTGCAGTTAAAGAAGGGGAACAAACTGTGTAAGAACACCTGCCACCAATATCATGATGCTTGCTGGTGCTGTGGTGATCTTTGGGGTTGCCCTGCTCCTCCTCTCTTCATGGGGAGGTGGGTATTACCATGTGGGGGTCAGGGATGCAAGCTATCTAGGCTCTCACACCCTCTATCCTCTGGGATATACTGATGCAGGTCTTTCAAGTGAGGGTCACCTTTTCTTTGTGTTCCAGATTGTGGCATTTGCCCAGCTATGAAAGAGGATGTTCATCTATTTTTAAACGGAACCTCAGAAGAGTATGCTGAGTATGTGAAACAATATAAAGATGATCCTGAAATATtggaaaatactgaaaaaatcaAGCAATGTGTTGACAGCACATTGATGGAGGAAGACAAGGCACATGCAAATGGTTTCATTGTGAGTCTCTATGTGTCTGGTTAGGGGCAGGGCTTGTGCACACCACTGAAGCTTCACTGAGAATCAAGTTATGTGATACATCTGATTGAGAATGTCAGAAGAATGGGGCAGGAAGGAGCTCTAGGACTGCCTGAGCTGGCTCTGGCTGCTCAGCTCAGCTAAGCCACAGTAGATACCTGCCTGAGTTTGGCCTCCCTCAGACTTCCTGACACACCCTTCCAAGTCTAGCTATAGAAGCTTGGCACCTGGCACCCTTCTCTAGCCTAGTTATTTTATCCACAATATTCAAGCCTATCACCCCACCTCCAAAAAAGTCATATGTTATCCTGTTCTCTGAGCTTTGAAGATCACTTTGTGGACTCCACATGTTGACATTCAAGGGTAGAATTAAAGTGAACCCCCTCATATCCCTAGAACAGGTGTGTTAAGGCCCTGCCTTTACCTGAAGTTATTTGAGGGCCATTATCAACATGTGACAGGAGTCAGTTTGCTTTTGCAGCCCCAGCTGCACAGTGGCACACATGGGGCTATGTCAGCTCCTCTCCATTTGGTCCCACTGGGACTATGTTGTCTCCCAAGTTGGCTCCTCCCATCTGGCTGGATTTGGGGCTCTTTTCAAAGCTTGTCTCAACAGGTTGGGGTCAAGGCTCCTTGGTCCTGGTCAGATAGAAGAGCAATTGAAAATTGGCTGCAGGTCTTTCTAGACGGTGTCTCAGTGCATGGTCAGTGGGGCATGAGGTCTCCTTCACCCCTGAAGTCTCACTTAGCTTTCTGTTTGCAGGAAAAAATAGAAGCCAGCCCACTATGTTGATGGCTACAACTCTGCTCTCAAGGAAGCCATTTGCCTGCTCACCTGCATAGATGCAGCAGGCTATAGCCCTTCCCTTCAGGTGTCTAAGAACAGGAATCCAACAGTAAAAACCTTGCAATTCATTGGGGAGTCTGGATTTTTGGATTCAAGTTTGGGTCTGATTTGATTGAAGGATATTGCAGTGACAACCTCTAGTACATTGAGGTGTCAAAGCTCAATTGTGGTGCTGCCAAAATGCCATACAGAATGCATTAGAGAATGCTAAGATACCATAGTAATTATTCTAGAGTGTCTGTCACCCTCATGGGACAGGGTCCACAGGGCACATAGATGACCTCCCAGACTGAACTCCCCAGGAACATGGAACTGAGTAGGACCAGGAATACCAAGAGTTTGTTGAGGACCACCCATGCTTTAGATAGCAGAATCTGTCCCTGCTCCCTAGTGTTTGGTACATTATCCAgttatgcatgtctgtgtgtcacagtgtgtcccatgtagaaaataaaataaaagtacctATTTCAAAAGCTTTTGTGGCTTCCTGCCCCTCACATTGAACAGAATTTCAGCCTGGATATCAGAGAGGGACCTGGCCAGAACAGAATTCAGGTTATCCTAATATCACTACCCATTTCTGAACACAGGTACTTCCCCACTGGGTGGTACATGGAGTGGGGACCCAAGGTCCTAGGGCTTTAGGATCTGTCCTGTGGCTCTTCTCTGTGGACATGGCAGGAAGTCGTTTCCCACACCAGTCACCAAATAGTTGTCTGTGGCCAGTCTCAAGGCCATGTGCCTTACTGCTCCATCAATGAGTCAGATCTTCATACCcggaataatgtgtgtgtgtgtgtatatatatatatatatatatatatatatatatatatatatatatatatgtatattttttttcctcatgatGTACAGGCTCATGGAAGGCCCAACATGTACAGTCTTTATCATTATAGAGTATGCGCTGAAAAGAGTAAAATGTATTATTCTTTTTCATAAGACTATGATAAAATAACCATGGTTgagtatttataaataaataaatacataaatacataaatacataaatacataaatacataaataatacataaataatacataaatacataaatacataaatacataaataatacataaataatacataaataatacataaataatacataaatacataaatacataaatacataaatacataaatacataaatacataaatacataaatacataaatacataaatacacaaatacacaaatacacaaatacataaagacataaagacataaatacataaatacataaatacataaatacataaatacataaatacataaatacataaatacataaatacataaatacataaatacataaatacataaatacataaaaactaaTCATTTTAAAGTCTCCAGATCCACAGTCCTGTAGCCTAACCTCTTAGCTTCTGTTGTGGACCCCATCACCAACATAGACACAGAGAATTGCATAAGACTTGTCGCCAAGTCAGTGTGTGGGTTGTCTCCAGTATTCACCCAATCTATAGCATTTGTACCTTTCCATGGCAACACTCCAGAGACCTAATCACATTTCCAGTTGTCTCCTGTTCTCCATCACATTACATCTTGAGACCTTATGATGGTAACCAAGTTTCCACCACAGGTCACAAGGAATCAGATTCAAATCACACAGCACATTAGGAGGCCATCTTAAGTAGACTGGGGCCTGATATCTGTGGCCTTGGCCTACAACTAACCATTGTCTAGCCAGAGGTTGCTTCTGAAGGAGGTCTCCTGCCTTCTGGAAGCTAAGGGTGCTCTAGGGGCTATGTAGATGCTGTGACCGAACTCTCCTAACTACACATTTAAGTCAGAGAAGGCTTTTCTACCATGCTtctctttacatattaaaaaacaCAGAGCCCCTTCATCTGATGAACAGCTCTACTTGTTTAGCTGGGATTTCCTAAAATTCTAGTGGATTTTCATACAAACTTTCATGTAGGATATTTAAATAAGTTTACTGTTGGGTGTAGTAACTCTTTTCTCCCTGATACAGTTAAGAAGAAAGCTTCTTTACTCCAGTCATTGAAAGAATTTAACTTTAGAGAAATATTGTTCTAATGTACTTGATCGGCCAGTGTTCATTTCCATCAGAGAAAGGTGTTTATCATCACTTGTTATTCTTTTACTATTGGGACTTAAGTGatgttctttccttcattcctgaTGTTATTTGATACTTcccatttgaattttttttggttgagataggatctcacgaTATAGACTAGGCTGTGCTGAAAGGTGGAGAGAGCTGTCTACATGTGTCCCTTTTTTCTAGGATTTAAGAAATGTACCACCAAGACCCAGCCttcaaatttcttcttcttcctcttccttttagtcattttcctcctcctcttgttactcctcttcttcctcctcttttcatttctgtttttcctctccttttctttcttcttttcagataTTTCCACTATTTagtcctggccagcctggaacttgctgtgtagattatGCTGACCATGAACTCACTACGATTCACATGTATTTACCacatgagtgcttggattaaagacatTCCCTCTACTGCTCagcttcttttttaatattttgatcatGCTTAGTACAGTTTTATCAGTGTTATGCACCTAGAGTGCACAGAAAATACTCACTTGTCACCAAGGACTGTAAAAGACTAAGCAATATGGTAGGAGCTCAGATtttttacacaaaacaaagaaacaaacaaagaaatcaaacttGCTTTAAGGAACTAGACACTCTTGATCAGCAGGAAGTAGACAAACGATATCATCTCATTTAAACCCCTGCGTTTATTTGGAGAtgtcttctgttctctttccttttttcccctctacCTAGTGTTATGGGGTTGAAACAGTTCAAGAAGGTGAGGGGAACAAAA
This Mus musculus strain C57BL/6J chromosome 7, GRCm38.p6 C57BL/6J DNA region includes the following protein-coding sequences:
- the Scgb1b10 gene encoding major allergen I polypeptide chain 1, encoding MMLAGAVVIFGVALLLLSSWGDCGICPAMKEDVHLFLNGTSEEYAEYVKQYKDDPEILENTEKIKQCVDSTLMEEDKAHANGFIEKIEASPLC